The following coding sequences lie in one Sporomusaceae bacterium FL31 genomic window:
- a CDS encoding D-3-phosphoglycerate dehydrogenase codes for MKILIVGYFTETSKRNITRHFPEGWDIVIVPPGKEMLHHIEDCQVLIPEHVKVDHSLLAIAKKLILVQTGAGFDNVDIAACTQRSIWVANAAGVNAQAVAEHVMALMLSYYKNIPFLDAFMKNRTVEKQLDYTGSELMGKTIGIIGFGAIGKKVAEFCRVFDMNVLAYTRNAGVQSDGFVKVTDFDNLVSTSDIVSVHIPLTQQTKQLINKAVFKKMKKTALFINTARGGIVNESDLIAALKNRDISGACLDVFESEPLPTDSELRNLGNVILTPHTAGMPDGLKFHKKRYDFFVNNIKRVENGEEPNSKLNQLS; via the coding sequence ATGAAGATTCTCATCGTCGGCTATTTTACCGAGACCTCAAAAAGAAATATTACAAGGCATTTTCCGGAAGGCTGGGACATTGTAATTGTTCCTCCCGGAAAAGAAATGCTGCATCATATTGAAGATTGCCAGGTGCTTATACCTGAACATGTTAAAGTGGACCACAGCCTGCTTGCTATCGCAAAAAAATTAATATTGGTACAGACTGGCGCAGGATTTGATAATGTCGATATCGCTGCCTGTACGCAGCGCAGCATTTGGGTGGCCAATGCTGCGGGAGTAAATGCACAGGCAGTGGCCGAGCATGTCATGGCACTGATGTTGTCTTATTATAAAAACATACCGTTTCTTGATGCTTTCATGAAAAACAGAACAGTTGAAAAGCAACTGGACTATACAGGCAGTGAATTAATGGGCAAAACAATTGGGATTATTGGCTTTGGCGCCATTGGTAAAAAAGTAGCTGAGTTTTGTAGGGTCTTTGATATGAACGTACTGGCTTATACTAGAAATGCGGGTGTACAATCTGACGGTTTTGTAAAAGTGACCGATTTCGATAATCTTGTGAGCACATCGGACATAGTAAGTGTACATATCCCCCTAACTCAGCAAACTAAACAGCTGATCAACAAAGCAGTATTTAAGAAGATGAAGAAAACCGCACTTTTTATCAATACCGCCCGTGGCGGAATTGTCAATGAAAGCGACTTAATCGCTGCATTAAAAAACAGAGACATTTCAGGCGCATGCCTGGATGTGTTTGAATCCGAGCCGCTGCCTACTGATAGTGAGCTCCGGAATCTGGGTAATGTGATACTTACGCCCCATACGGCAGGCATGCCTGACGGCCTCAAATTCCACAAAAAAAGATATGATTTCTTTGTAAATAATATCAAACGTGTAGAGAATGGTGAAGAACCTAATAGCAAGCTCAATCAATTATCATAG
- a CDS encoding multidrug ABC transporter encodes MLNKIIEFSLKNRVIILTLAALVIIWGIFVVRDTPIDAFPDLSENQVLVAADWMGRGPQEIQDQVTYPLETALRGLPKVKEVRSASSFGMSLITVIFEDGVDPYFARQVVNEKVQQATPQLPQGVQPSLGPVSTPMGQVFMYTVESDRHNLADLRTVEDFVIKPQLSAVPGVAEVASVGGYVMQYQINLDPQLLQSYRVTLSQVFTAIGANNANIGAKVVEQNGQEFIIRGLGLIQSIDDIKNIVITQNNNVPVYVKDIASVSTGPDFRRGVLTKAGYEAAGGIVIQQMGVNTLNVIDQVKVKMAEIQPTLPEGMKIVPFYDQTDLVKKAVSTLNRALIEEFILVSIIVIAFLGNVRSSLIVTSAIPIGILIALIAMKGIHLSANLMSLGGIAIGIGVMTDAAIVMVENIYRHLAEDGGRRNIVDVTLEAAKEVAAPIFFSIVIIIVTFLPVFTMTGTEGKLYTPMAWAKTFAMSGSLLLAFTLVPVLCTLLLKGKIQEKDTWIVARLHQWYVPTLKTVLKYSKATIMIAIVVMIAGFSLLPLIGTTFMPALDEGSFLVMPTMLPSVSLTEAVAAAKTMDKVIMEIPEIDMSVGKVGRAESAMDPAPISMIETIVTLKPKDQWRPGMTKELIEQEMMTRLANIPGLNLAFTQPIAGRLSMLTTGVRTELGIKLYGEDLQVLQQKAFEIEKALGSVPGVSDLLAERVFGAPYLEIAVDREQAARYGLNIADVEDAIELAVGGKTATTTIEGRKRFDVLVRYNRENRESIDAMQNILVPAAASGAAAPTAKSAGGMGGMGGSSAAMAAGPASGAYVPLGAVARFQIVEGPSMISSENGVYRMIIQMNTRGRDVVSFVNEANQVIKEKVDIPAGYSFKWAGQYENQQRAKDRLALVVPAVIVLTFFLLYMTFKSASDAFLILMNIPFSLVGGIVAMYATSTYLTVAAAVGFIALFGIAVQNGVIMVTYIKHLREQRSLEEAIIEGAFTRLRPVMITALVASLGLFPLIFATGTGAEVQRPMATVVVGGLVTSTILTLLVLPCIYLVWNRWLDGRNQAKTTSKSHTID; translated from the coding sequence ATGTTAAACAAAATTATTGAGTTTTCCTTAAAAAACCGCGTTATTATCCTGACCCTGGCGGCACTGGTCATTATTTGGGGGATCTTTGTTGTACGCGATACACCTATTGATGCCTTCCCAGATCTGAGTGAAAACCAGGTGCTGGTAGCTGCTGACTGGATGGGGCGCGGCCCTCAGGAAATTCAGGATCAGGTGACCTATCCGTTAGAAACGGCCTTACGCGGTCTGCCGAAAGTCAAAGAAGTGCGTTCAGCGTCGTCGTTTGGCATGTCGCTGATTACCGTCATTTTTGAAGACGGTGTTGATCCCTATTTTGCCCGCCAAGTAGTGAATGAGAAGGTTCAGCAGGCCACTCCGCAATTGCCACAAGGGGTGCAGCCATCCTTAGGGCCGGTTAGCACGCCGATGGGCCAAGTCTTTATGTACACAGTCGAAAGTGACCGTCATAATCTGGCTGATTTACGTACCGTAGAAGATTTCGTCATAAAACCACAGCTCAGCGCCGTTCCTGGGGTGGCTGAAGTCGCCAGTGTGGGCGGGTATGTCATGCAGTATCAGATCAATCTTGATCCACAGCTGCTGCAGAGCTACCGGGTGACGTTAAGCCAGGTATTTACCGCAATCGGTGCCAACAACGCCAATATCGGCGCCAAGGTTGTTGAACAAAATGGTCAGGAATTTATTATCCGTGGCCTGGGGCTTATTCAATCCATTGACGATATCAAAAACATTGTTATTACCCAAAACAATAATGTACCTGTTTATGTTAAAGATATCGCCAGCGTCAGTACGGGGCCGGATTTCCGCCGTGGGGTACTGACCAAAGCCGGTTATGAGGCGGCCGGGGGGATTGTCATTCAACAGATGGGTGTCAATACGCTAAATGTCATTGATCAGGTCAAAGTGAAAATGGCTGAAATTCAGCCAACATTGCCTGAAGGCATGAAGATTGTGCCGTTTTATGATCAAACCGACTTAGTGAAAAAAGCCGTGAGCACCCTGAACCGGGCACTCATCGAAGAGTTTATCCTGGTATCCATCATTGTTATTGCCTTTTTGGGCAATGTCCGTTCCAGTTTAATTGTCACCAGCGCCATTCCAATTGGTATCCTCATTGCGTTGATTGCCATGAAGGGCATCCACTTATCCGCCAATTTGATGTCGCTTGGGGGGATCGCGATTGGGATCGGGGTGATGACCGATGCCGCCATTGTGATGGTGGAAAACATCTACCGGCATTTAGCTGAAGATGGCGGCCGGCGCAATATTGTCGATGTTACCCTGGAAGCAGCCAAAGAGGTGGCTGCACCCATATTCTTCTCGATCGTGATTATCATCGTTACCTTCCTGCCGGTATTCACCATGACTGGTACTGAAGGCAAGCTGTATACGCCGATGGCCTGGGCCAAAACCTTTGCCATGAGCGGATCACTCTTGTTAGCCTTTACGCTGGTGCCTGTCCTGTGCACCTTACTGCTTAAGGGCAAGATTCAGGAGAAAGATACCTGGATTGTTGCCAGACTGCATCAGTGGTATGTGCCTACCTTGAAAACAGTGCTTAAGTATAGCAAAGCCACCATTATGATAGCCATTGTTGTCATGATTGCCGGGTTTTCATTGCTGCCGCTGATCGGAACGACCTTTATGCCGGCTTTGGATGAAGGCTCCTTCCTGGTCATGCCTACCATGCTGCCCAGTGTTTCCTTGACTGAAGCTGTGGCAGCAGCGAAAACTATGGACAAAGTCATTATGGAAATACCCGAGATCGACATGTCGGTCGGTAAGGTTGGCCGGGCCGAATCGGCCATGGACCCGGCGCCAATCAGCATGATTGAAACCATTGTTACCCTTAAACCCAAAGATCAATGGCGCCCTGGCATGACCAAAGAGCTGATTGAACAAGAAATGATGACCAGGCTCGCCAATATTCCCGGCTTGAATCTGGCATTTACGCAGCCTATTGCCGGCAGACTGTCTATGCTCACCACCGGAGTTCGTACCGAACTTGGTATTAAACTCTATGGTGAAGACCTGCAAGTCTTGCAGCAAAAAGCTTTCGAAATTGAAAAAGCGCTAGGCTCTGTGCCTGGTGTTAGTGATTTGTTAGCTGAGCGGGTATTTGGCGCTCCTTATTTGGAGATTGCCGTTGATCGTGAGCAGGCAGCCCGCTATGGCCTCAACATTGCCGATGTCGAAGACGCTATTGAGTTAGCTGTCGGCGGTAAGACCGCGACCACGACTATCGAAGGCCGCAAACGTTTTGATGTCCTGGTGCGCTATAACCGGGAGAATCGGGAAAGCATTGATGCCATGCAGAACATTCTTGTTCCTGCAGCCGCCAGCGGCGCAGCCGCGCCAACTGCAAAAAGCGCTGGTGGTATGGGCGGCATGGGTGGCAGTAGTGCTGCAATGGCCGCAGGGCCAGCCAGCGGAGCCTATGTGCCATTAGGCGCTGTAGCCCGCTTCCAGATCGTTGAGGGCCCGTCGATGATTAGCAGTGAAAATGGTGTCTATCGCATGATTATTCAAATGAATACCCGGGGGCGGGATGTGGTTAGTTTCGTCAATGAGGCCAATCAGGTCATCAAAGAAAAAGTCGACATCCCAGCAGGCTATTCGTTCAAATGGGCAGGCCAATATGAAAATCAGCAGCGGGCTAAAGACCGTTTAGCGCTCGTGGTGCCTGCCGTTATTGTGCTTACCTTCTTCCTGTTATATATGACGTTTAAATCGGCGAGTGATGCCTTTCTCATCCTCATGAACATTCCGTTTTCGCTGGTCGGCGGTATTGTGGCCATGTATGCCACCAGTACGTACTTGACCGTGGCAGCAGCAGTCGGCTTCATTGCCCTCTTTGGCATTGCCGTACAAAACGGGGTTATCATGGTCACCTATATTAAACATCTGCGCGAACAGCGCTCCTTGGAAGAAGCCATTATTGAAGGTGCCTTTACCCGCTTACGGCCGGTTATGATTACAGCATTGGTAGCCAGCCTGGGCTTGTTCCCCTTGATTTTTGCTACCGGTACCGGGGCTGAAGTACAGCGGCCAATGGCAACCGTGGTAGTTGGCGGACTTGTGACCTCGACCATTCTGACCCTGCTGGTGCTGCCTTGCATTTATCTGGTATGGAACCGCTGGCTTGATGGACGAAATCAAGCCAAGACAACCAGCAAATCACACACGATCGACTAA
- a CDS encoding ferredoxin, translated as MQLDLEKQNRIISMLNGIPDMVYGFADVGDDLPFELKQLPYAVSIGIPLHDDIIDPIIAGPNQAYYDTYNSVNEQLDVLGEQIQQAIEQLGYHACAIASSKRTDFVNIAGDFPHKTSAVKSGLGWLGRSSLLITKKFGPRIRISTILTDMPLLTNDFATTNSCGKCNRCVEACPAQAIVGNAWSKGVSREDLVDVKKCDVWKIEHYPQFDGLVCGVCVAVCPHGTKKKA; from the coding sequence ATGCAATTGGATTTAGAAAAACAAAATCGTATCATCAGTATGCTGAATGGGATACCTGATATGGTATATGGGTTTGCTGATGTCGGGGATGACCTTCCTTTTGAGCTAAAACAGCTTCCTTACGCCGTCTCGATCGGCATACCACTTCATGATGACATTATTGATCCGATCATCGCTGGGCCCAATCAAGCTTATTATGATACCTATAATAGCGTCAATGAGCAGCTTGATGTGCTTGGCGAACAGATTCAACAGGCAATCGAACAATTGGGTTATCATGCCTGTGCCATTGCCTCTTCAAAAAGAACTGATTTTGTCAATATCGCCGGTGATTTTCCTCATAAAACGTCTGCAGTCAAGAGCGGCTTAGGCTGGCTAGGCAGAAGTTCTCTGTTGATCACCAAAAAGTTCGGCCCAAGGATTCGTATTTCTACTATCTTAACTGACATGCCACTTTTGACTAATGATTTTGCCACAACAAATTCTTGCGGCAAATGCAATCGATGTGTTGAGGCCTGCCCAGCTCAGGCCATTGTGGGCAATGCATGGTCGAAAGGGGTATCTAGAGAAGACTTGGTTGATGTAAAGAAATGCGATGTTTGGAAAATAGAGCACTACCCTCAATTTGATGGTCTTGTCTGTGGTGTCTGTGTGGCTGTCTGTCCCCATGGTACAAAAAAGAAAGCCTGA
- the fosX_2 gene encoding fosfomycin resistance protein FosX translates to MIEGISHITFIVKSLELATKFFKEIFEAEEVYSSGDDTFSISRENFFMIGGQWIAIMEGESLPTRTYNHIAFKISEADFETYQARIHQLGVDVKPPRPRVEGESNSLYFYDFDNHLFEIHTGTLSQRLERYNMK, encoded by the coding sequence ATGATAGAAGGCATCAGCCACATTACTTTTATTGTTAAAAGCCTTGAACTTGCAACGAAATTTTTCAAAGAAATATTTGAAGCAGAAGAAGTTTACTCAAGCGGAGATGATACATTCTCAATATCACGAGAAAATTTCTTCATGATTGGCGGGCAATGGATCGCAATTATGGAAGGCGAATCCCTCCCCACTCGCACATATAACCACATCGCATTTAAAATATCAGAAGCAGACTTTGAAACCTACCAAGCACGCATTCACCAACTGGGTGTAGACGTTAAACCACCCCGTCCACGCGTAGAAGGCGAAAGCAACTCATTGTATTTTTATGACTTTGACAATCATTTATTTGAAATACATACCGGGACGCTTTCTCAACGGTTAGAGAGATATAACATGAAGTGA
- a CDS encoding HD family phosphohydrolase, with translation MYKSKVIDEMKKVFHEVPYGVEHTLRVLSYAEEIMAGENLAESQREIIAIVAILHDIGAIEAQRRYGSMEAQYQEQEGPAVARGILEAIGYRPDAIDRICFIIGNHHTPAKIDGMDFQIQWEVDLLDNLKYMDIKNDKEKLINYINENFKTATGKAIAYRELINPS, from the coding sequence TTGTATAAAAGTAAAGTCATTGATGAGATGAAGAAAGTATTCCACGAAGTTCCCTATGGGGTTGAACATACGCTTAGAGTTTTGAGCTATGCCGAAGAAATTATGGCTGGCGAAAATCTGGCTGAAAGCCAGCGCGAGATCATCGCGATTGTGGCAATTCTTCACGACATCGGCGCTATTGAAGCCCAGCGGAGATATGGCTCCATGGAGGCGCAATATCAAGAACAAGAGGGACCTGCAGTGGCAAGAGGAATACTGGAAGCCATCGGATACAGACCGGATGCAATTGATCGGATCTGCTTTATCATAGGCAATCATCATACGCCCGCCAAAATTGACGGAATGGATTTTCAAATTCAGTGGGAAGTCGACTTGTTGGATAACCTAAAGTATATGGACATTAAGAACGATAAGGAAAAGCTAATCAATTATATTAACGAGAATTTCAAAACAGCTACAGGCAAGGCAATTGCCTATCGAGAATTGATCAACCCATCGTAA
- a CDS encoding secretion protein HlyD: protein MSEKIRAKQKIIIGVTAGVLALGGAGYYYTHQQAKPAAVDHSGHQMNAPVMAMGDVVTLDAKARQLAGVQTTKAVVKPLTKDIKTTGKIAMNESGRTYLTSRIEGRVDELYVSADGEYIAPGQAIAAVYSPTYIAAQEEYLLTLDNVQKLKNAGKDVVQINNRLREAARRKLQLLNVPDAEIAHLEHTRQPKDQMIIYAQFGGTVLEKQLLPGAYIMPGDKLYSLSDLSTVWLYADVYEKDLANITMGQSVTATSTAYPGETFNGQVTFINPVLDDATRTVKVRIEMANLAGKLKPNMFVNTQVQIPLGETLVIPESSILDTGSHKIVYVAQDENTFVKREIVTGQQAEGYIQVLSGLKADETVVTAATFLIDSQTKLGNFGSHAGHGGAAKGGGAPAVPPASNPSSGSAAPASAAGGEHSGHSGH, encoded by the coding sequence ATGAGTGAAAAAATACGGGCAAAGCAAAAGATCATCATTGGCGTTACCGCTGGAGTTCTGGCGCTTGGTGGTGCTGGCTACTACTATACACACCAACAGGCTAAACCAGCAGCGGTTGATCATAGCGGCCACCAGATGAATGCCCCGGTTATGGCCATGGGGGATGTCGTTACGCTGGATGCTAAGGCCAGACAATTGGCTGGTGTACAGACAACTAAGGCGGTGGTTAAGCCGCTGACGAAAGATATAAAAACTACCGGGAAAATTGCCATGAACGAGAGTGGCCGGACGTATTTGACTTCCCGGATTGAAGGCAGGGTCGATGAACTCTATGTATCGGCCGATGGGGAATATATCGCGCCAGGGCAGGCTATTGCGGCTGTATACAGCCCGACCTATATTGCCGCTCAAGAAGAATATCTGTTAACGCTGGACAATGTCCAGAAACTCAAAAATGCCGGCAAAGATGTTGTCCAGATCAATAATCGTCTGCGCGAGGCTGCCCGGCGCAAGCTCCAATTGCTCAATGTGCCGGATGCTGAGATTGCTCATCTCGAACATACCCGCCAGCCCAAAGACCAAATGATTATTTACGCTCAATTTGGCGGAACCGTGCTAGAAAAACAGCTGCTGCCAGGAGCCTATATCATGCCTGGCGATAAACTCTACAGCTTATCTGATTTATCGACCGTTTGGCTGTATGCCGACGTTTACGAAAAAGATCTGGCAAACATCACGATGGGTCAGTCCGTGACTGCGACCAGCACGGCCTACCCGGGGGAAACCTTTAACGGCCAGGTCACCTTTATTAATCCGGTGCTTGATGATGCAACCAGAACGGTTAAAGTTCGTATTGAGATGGCCAATTTAGCTGGAAAACTAAAGCCCAATATGTTTGTGAATACCCAAGTCCAAATTCCGTTAGGGGAAACACTGGTCATTCCCGAATCCAGCATTCTGGATACTGGCAGTCATAAAATTGTTTATGTAGCGCAGGATGAGAATACCTTCGTTAAACGGGAAATTGTTACCGGTCAGCAGGCAGAAGGATATATACAGGTGCTGTCCGGTCTGAAGGCGGACGAAACTGTCGTGACTGCAGCCACCTTCTTAATCGATTCCCAAACCAAGCTGGGTAACTTCGGCAGTCATGCCGGTCATGGTGGTGCTGCTAAGGGGGGCGGTGCTCCGGCAGTTCCGCCAGCTAGCAACCCAAGCAGCGGAAGCGCTGCGCCAGCTTCGGCTGCTGGTGGAGAACACAGTGGCCATAGCGGTCATTAA
- the czcC gene encoding cobalt-zinc-cadmium resistance protein CzcC, with protein MVKKNWLSNKTLILAAFMTMLVTIPAVAAANPEPLSLQQVVNTAVKNNPAVIESQKRWEEKQARIPLATAWSNPQFGIMKDDIPNTSLNPANAMMTEYSFTQDIMNPSKLKAMGKMADSDAQMARYNLQDKQMEVYTAAKEAYYDLLYAEKALEIGRENQQLMGQLVQIAQVNYSTGMVPLQDTLRAQTEFSSMTSDLLSMAAMGAVAKAKVNTILGQAADTPLTVKEEFNAPPPNFNLANLQQSAQTDKPAVVGMERQVEMAKNGVTLARKQQLPDYQFTLSYKDKKQTEMSMEPDTWAVEVMVMLPLWQSKNKAEIRSADANLAASQAALANMQNMAGLDLQMALTEAQSSWRRIELYKNTVIPQAEQTYQAGVVSYTNGKVDFMAVLDSLNALRNAKLDYYKARVDYEKAAANLEKAIGKPLFVSGVQLS; from the coding sequence ATGGTAAAGAAAAATTGGCTCAGTAATAAAACCTTGATTCTGGCAGCCTTTATGACCATGCTGGTTACCATCCCGGCGGTAGCGGCAGCAAACCCAGAGCCGTTGTCGCTGCAGCAAGTGGTCAATACTGCGGTGAAAAATAATCCGGCAGTGATTGAAAGTCAAAAACGTTGGGAAGAGAAGCAAGCCCGCATTCCGTTGGCAACAGCCTGGTCCAATCCACAATTCGGCATTATGAAAGATGACATTCCCAATACAAGCTTAAATCCTGCTAATGCGATGATGACCGAATATAGCTTCACACAGGATATTATGAATCCGTCTAAATTAAAAGCAATGGGCAAAATGGCTGACAGTGATGCTCAAATGGCTCGCTATAATCTCCAGGATAAACAAATGGAAGTTTATACTGCAGCAAAGGAAGCCTATTATGACTTGCTTTATGCCGAAAAAGCCTTAGAAATTGGCCGGGAGAATCAGCAGCTGATGGGACAGCTGGTGCAAATTGCCCAGGTCAATTACTCGACCGGTATGGTGCCGTTGCAGGATACACTGCGGGCTCAGACCGAGTTTTCCAGTATGACAAGCGATTTATTGAGTATGGCTGCCATGGGAGCGGTCGCAAAAGCCAAAGTCAATACCATTCTTGGCCAGGCAGCCGATACCCCCTTAACAGTCAAGGAAGAGTTTAATGCCCCGCCGCCTAACTTTAATCTGGCTAATTTGCAGCAGTCGGCCCAAACGGATAAGCCTGCTGTTGTCGGTATGGAACGTCAGGTTGAGATGGCCAAGAATGGCGTAACCTTAGCACGCAAGCAGCAATTGCCTGATTATCAGTTCACCTTGTCCTATAAAGATAAAAAACAAACTGAAATGTCAATGGAACCAGACACCTGGGCTGTCGAAGTAATGGTCATGCTGCCACTGTGGCAAAGTAAGAATAAAGCTGAAATCCGTAGTGCTGATGCCAACTTAGCTGCATCCCAGGCTGCTTTGGCCAATATGCAGAACATGGCAGGCTTGGATTTACAAATGGCGCTGACTGAAGCACAATCAAGCTGGCGGCGCATTGAACTCTATAAAAACACCGTCATTCCTCAGGCTGAGCAAACCTATCAAGCCGGAGTGGTGAGTTACACCAATGGCAAAGTCGATTTTATGGCCGTTTTGGATAGCCTGAACGCGTTGCGCAATGCAAAACTGGATTACTATAAAGCACGTGTCGATTATGAAAAAGCGGCCGCTAATTTGGAAAAAGCCATTGGAAAGCCACTCTTTGTCAGTGGCGTGCAGTTATCATGA
- the pgdS gene encoding gamma-DL-glutamyl hydrolase, whose amino-acid sequence MKKKVIRFLLTGLLLSGVSTAAAAPASGYSQFMQSLDTILAEAVMPIVDEPQPLVRTAAWSNGQVSQVLAAAQNLLGQQVVWGGASPAMGFDCSGLVQYVYRQAGISLPRTADLQFLVGRSVSPNALQAGDLVYFTTYAPGASHVGIYIGGNKFIHTSFSQGVVAIGDLYDSYFVQRYYGAKRVL is encoded by the coding sequence GTGAAAAAGAAAGTCATAAGGTTTCTGTTAACTGGACTGCTGTTGAGCGGCGTAAGCACAGCTGCCGCCGCTCCGGCTTCCGGGTATAGTCAGTTTATGCAGTCGTTAGACACTATTTTGGCTGAAGCCGTCATGCCAATTGTCGATGAACCGCAGCCACTCGTCCGCACTGCTGCCTGGTCGAATGGCCAGGTATCACAGGTGCTTGCGGCAGCTCAAAATCTGCTGGGCCAGCAGGTAGTCTGGGGCGGAGCATCACCGGCGATGGGCTTTGACTGTTCTGGTTTGGTGCAGTATGTGTACCGGCAAGCCGGGATCAGTTTGCCGCGTACTGCTGATCTTCAGTTCCTGGTCGGACGCTCGGTATCGCCTAATGCACTGCAAGCTGGTGATCTGGTTTACTTCACTACTTATGCGCCAGGAGCGTCTCATGTTGGTATCTACATAGGCGGCAATAAGTTTATCCATACCTCCTTTTCTCAGGGAGTCGTCGCTATTGGCGATCTGTATGACAGCTATTTTGTGCAGCGTTATTACGGAGCTAAGCGGGTGTTATAG
- the yncA gene encoding acetyltransferase, producing MKNLFYCILKKFKKTNNIEKFINRGLKIGENCNIPQNTIIDGSHCWLISIGNNVTLGERVHILAHDASIKYSLGYAKIGRVDIGNGTFIGAGTIILPNVKIGNNVIVGAGSVVTKDIPDNSVAAGNPAKFITDTTQYMEKHQKMMQYRPLYSDDWTVRKKITDSQKQRMSNDLLDGIGYVE from the coding sequence TTGAAAAACTTGTTTTATTGTATACTTAAAAAGTTTAAAAAAACAAATAATATCGAAAAGTTTATTAATCGTGGTCTTAAAATCGGTGAAAACTGCAATATCCCCCAAAATACAATTATTGACGGTTCTCATTGTTGGCTAATTTCAATCGGCAATAATGTTACATTAGGAGAAAGAGTCCATATTTTAGCCCATGATGCAAGTATTAAATACTCTTTAGGATATGCGAAGATAGGACGTGTAGATATTGGTAATGGAACATTTATAGGGGCAGGGACTATTATTTTACCTAATGTAAAAATAGGAAATAATGTTATTGTTGGTGCTGGAAGTGTGGTAACTAAAGATATTCCTGATAATTCTGTTGCTGCCGGTAATCCCGCTAAATTTATAACCGATACAACACAATATATGGAAAAACATCAAAAAATGATGCAGTACAGACCATTATATAGTGATGATTGGACTGTGAGAAAAAAAATTACAGACTCACAAAAACAACGAATGTCTAACGATTTATTAGATGGAATCGGTTATGTAGAATGA
- a CDS encoding LysR family transcriptional regulator yields MDIQLLKTFSVVARLENITQAAELLNFTQPTVSAQIRTLEEHFGVQLFERIGKKLYITEAGKYLVEPAEKMLAIYSETVNQLGSITEGSNTRIGLSTNYINYILSPALLKLQAIHAAGTIRVEICANSKAVLHGLNNNQYDIGLVHDHIAEKYLDTVAIRSDDLVWCGHKSILAKRGCLKITDYPIVNFRQGCTFRRLCDALLQKNGLTSTFEYSDFDAVKSAMSEGLGIALLPRVVAKIEKEIIILDECTDTKITLYAITRQDKCLSPSVKSLLKLLQEH; encoded by the coding sequence ATGGACATTCAATTATTAAAAACTTTTAGCGTTGTTGCCAGACTGGAGAATATTACGCAAGCGGCTGAATTGCTGAACTTTACTCAGCCTACCGTGTCGGCTCAAATCCGTACATTAGAAGAACATTTTGGCGTGCAATTATTTGAACGGATTGGCAAAAAACTCTACATAACCGAAGCCGGTAAATATTTAGTTGAACCGGCAGAAAAAATGCTGGCCATTTATAGTGAAACAGTCAACCAGCTTGGCAGTATCACCGAAGGATCAAACACCAGAATTGGGCTATCAACCAATTATATCAATTACATCCTATCGCCAGCCTTGTTAAAACTGCAAGCCATTCATGCGGCCGGAACAATCCGTGTGGAGATTTGTGCCAACTCCAAAGCTGTGCTCCATGGCTTAAATAATAATCAATATGATATCGGTCTTGTCCATGACCATATTGCTGAGAAATATCTCGATACCGTAGCCATTCGTTCGGACGATCTTGTTTGGTGTGGGCATAAAAGTATTTTAGCCAAGCGCGGCTGTTTAAAGATTACCGATTATCCGATCGTCAATTTCCGGCAGGGCTGTACCTTTCGCCGGTTGTGTGATGCATTGCTGCAAAAGAATGGCTTAACTTCCACATTTGAATACAGTGATTTTGATGCCGTAAAAAGTGCCATGTCTGAGGGGCTAGGGATTGCCTTATTGCCGCGTGTTGTTGCCAAGATTGAAAAAGAGATAATCATTTTGGACGAATGTACGGATACCAAAATCACCCTTTATGCCATCACCAGGCAGGATAAATGCCTTTCGCCTTCTGTAAAATCACTGCTCAAACTGTTGCAAGAACACTAA
- the crcB2 gene encoding putative fluoride ion transporter CrcB 2: protein MMEILLVLVGGGIGSVSRYLASNWAMQRFGADFPYGTLIVNVVGCFFIGAFMVLTTEKLNVSPYWRLLVAVGFLGGLTTFSSFSYETLRLMQDADFLRAFYNVGLNVVLGFLAAWLGMGVSRLI, encoded by the coding sequence ATGATGGAAATTCTTTTGGTGCTTGTTGGGGGCGGAATTGGATCTGTGAGTCGCTATTTGGCTTCCAACTGGGCCATGCAGCGGTTTGGTGCTGATTTTCCTTACGGAACGCTAATTGTCAATGTTGTAGGCTGTTTTTTCATTGGTGCATTTATGGTGCTGACTACCGAAAAACTGAATGTCAGTCCCTATTGGCGGCTGTTGGTTGCTGTGGGCTTCTTAGGCGGGCTGACCACCTTCTCGTCGTTTAGTTATGAAACACTTAGGCTTATGCAGGATGCAGACTTTTTGCGGGCATTTTACAATGTAGGACTTAATGTCGTACTCGGCTTCCTGGCGGCTTGGCTGGGAATGGGTGTTTCCAGGCTGATATAA